Genomic segment of Ranitomeya imitator isolate aRanImi1 chromosome 6, aRanImi1.pri, whole genome shotgun sequence:
tgctgctgtgaagcacctgaagggttaataaacttcttgaatgtggttttgtgcaccttgaggggtgcagtttttagaatggtgtcacttttgggtattttcagccatatagacccctcaaactgacttcaaatgtgaggtggtccctaaaaaaaatggttttgtaaatttcgttgtaaaaatgagaaatcgctggtcaaattttaacccttataacttcctagcaaaaaaaaattttgtttccaaaattgtgctgatgtaaagtagacgtgtgggaaatgttatttattaactattttgtgtcacataactctctggtttaacagaataaaaattcaaaatgtgaaaattgcgaaattttcaaaattttcgccaaatttccgtttttatcacaaataaacacagaatttattgacctaaatttaccactaacatgaagcccaatatgtcacgaaaaaacaatctcagaaccgctaggatccattgaagcgttcctgagttattacctcatgaagggacactggtcagaattgcaaaaaacggcaaggtctttaaggtcaaaataggctgggtcatgaaggggttaaagactcaccctcctggaaataccaaacgcatgcgcataaaaagcgcaaacacatgtaaaacgcatgcaaacgctgcatttttttaaccatcatgtgtaagctgatgcggataaaaaacgctgcgttaaaagacgtttgcatgcgtttttgcatgcgtttgcggttgtGGACGATGCGCTGCGgaccgcaaatgtgaaagtagcctaagaccctCGCTTACATTCATCTCATCATCTGGGCTGAAGCTGACCCTGGTACCGCAGCTCCGACTCTGACAACTACCAGATGTGGGCTCCATATTTGGGTGCAGAGGTTGTCGCTTCCCTCCCCCACAGGCGACCTATCACTGTGGGACTCTATGGGGGGCAATAATTCCGCGGGGCCCCCACATTGCTCCGTGCTGGATACATTGTACAGAATGTAacgtcggggtccgtcactcacctTCTCCAGAGCGCTGGTTGTCAGAAGGCCTCGTGCGCCCCCCCGGGGGTCGCAGGTTTCCAGGCGGAGCCCGGTATTGGCCGCCGCCAATGATTCTAACTGTTCCAGGGAAGTAATAGGGTCCCGTGTCTGCGCCCCTCATACATATTCATCACCCCCGGTCTTGGCGCCGCTCTATCTCTGTCTTGTGTCACTTATTGGCCGTATTTATCTGCGACAGTCTTTGCCAAATCTCCTATGAATCCCCCTCATTTCTCCACCGGGACCCCGGAACATATCCTGTTCTGTGGATTCTGGGGGAGGATTGGGGGTCTAACCACACTCCGACATAGCGGGTCCCTGTGACCCCAAAGTCCTGACTAAGGGGGCTCCGCCTCATGACCTTTGGGCAGTTCTAAGGgtttgtttccacgttcaggaaccgctgcgtgtttgacgctgcgttgagccgcagcgtccagatgttacagcatagtggaggggattattTCATGAAATGccttctccactatgcattaaaagacgctgcggcagacccgcgaaaacacacacgcggcgcgtcttttcagaacgcagcatgtccttacattgcagaaacaacgcaaggacagcgcaggtgacctccaagtgacctcaggtgcagatttggtcaggattttacctgcatagaatcctgaccaaatcctgatgcaatcctgaatgtggacacataccctgaggAGGAGGAAGCCTTTGCCTCCCAAGCTGAAGGGGCAGCACCGAATGACAGAGGGGCCTGAAAGTtcgtgaacccttcagaattttccttATTTTTCTATAATTTGACCTAAAAcaacatcagattttcacacaaatCCTAAAAGTATATTTATTATATTTACATAAGACACCATTAATCCCACAGCGCTGCACAGAcatcatcatctctgtccccatcggggctGACAATCTGCATTACCCATCAGTCTTTGGAGTGTGAAGGAAACCGGAGAATCCAGGAGAAACCCACGAGCCACGGGGAGAAAATGCAAACTCCTAACAGaagttgtcattggtgggatccgAACCCAGGACCCAAAGCGCTTTAAAGCAACATTGCTAACCACAAAGCCACTGTATAGTGCTAACTACTGcgccactgtacagtgctaaccactgagccaccgtacagtgctaaccactgagccaccatacagtgctaaccactgagccaccatacagtgctaaccactgagccaccatacagtgctaaccactgagccaccatacagtgctaaccactgagccaccatacagtgctaaccactgagccaccatacagtgctaaccactgagccaccatacagtgctaaccactgagccactgtacagtgctaaccactgagccaccatacagtgctaaccactgagccactgtatagtgctaaccactgagccaccgtacagtgctaaccactgagctgcagactgctaaccactgagccaccatacagtgctaaccactgagccaccatacagtgctaaccactgagccaccatacagtgctaaccactgagccaccatacagtgctaaccactgaccactgtacagtgctaaccactgagccaccatacagtgctaaccactgagccaccgtacagtgctaaccactgagccaccatacagtgctaacaactgagccaccatacagtgctaacaactgagccaccgtacagtgctaaccactgagccaccatacagtgctaaccactgagccaccatacagtgctaaccactgagccaccatacagtgctaaccactgagccactgtacagtgctaaccactgagccaccatacagtgctaacaactgagccaccatacagtgctaacaactgagccactgtacagtgctaaccactgagccatacaCTGAACTGTATAGTGATACAGTTCTAACCGTTGAGCCACAGACTGCTAATcaatgagccaccgtacagtggtaactactgagccactatatagtactaaccactgagccacagactgctaaccattgagccactatacagtgctaaccaatgagctgCAGACTGCTAATCTCCGAGTCTCCACACTGCTATAAACAATCAAAGAAAAGAAATGAGTGAAAACCATCAGACTTTGTAATTTCACTATTAATTAATCTGATTCACACGTCTGTGAgggaaaagtatgtgaacctttaagaTTAGAAAATAAGGTGAAATCAGAGTCGGGTGTTTCCATCAATGGGACGACAATCAGGAGTGAGTGGGCAACCTGTTTTATATAAAGAGCAGGGATCTATCAACGTCTGGTCTTCACTTCTGTGGAAGTGgcacatggcaggaacacaggagagTCCTGAAAACCTCAGAAGAAGAAGAGTTATTGATGCTCATCAGGCTGGAAAAAGGTACAAGATCATCTCTAAACATCCAGCAATGAACAGTCAGACAGATTATACACAAATGGAGGAAATTCAAAACCCTTATTTCCCCACAGGAGTGGGCAAGCAACAAAGATCACTCCGAAAGAATGAGGTAAAATAGTCCGAGGTCACAAAGAAACTCAAGGTCTCCTCTAAGCAACCAAAGGCCTCTCAGGTCAGCTAAAGTTCATGAGTCCTCCATCAATAGAACACTGATCAACAATGGTGAGCAATAAGGATTGCAAGGAGAAAGTCACTGCTCCCCAAAATAACATAAAGATAATCTGAACAAGCCTAAAGGTGGTGGAACAATGTTCTGCGGATGGGTGAGATCTAAATAGAGGATTTTGCTTTAAATGAGAAATGTTCTGTTTAGGGAAAGACAATTTGGCGTGGGTGTACATGGTGCCGTGTAATGCCGCTGGGGCGTGGGTGTACATGGTGCCGGGTAATGCCGCTGGGGCGTGGGTGTACATGGTGCCGGGTAATGCCGCTGGGGCGTGGGTGTACATGGTGCGGGGTATTGCCGCTGGGGCGTAGGTGTACATGGTGCAGGGTAATGCCGCTGGGGCGTAGGTATACATGGTGCCAGGTAATGCCGCTGGGGCGTGGGTGTACATGGTGCCAGGTAATGCCACTGGAGTGTGGGTGCACATGGTGCGGGGTAATGCCACTGTGGCGCGGGTGTACATGGTGCCGGGTAATGCCGCTGGGGCGTGGGTGTACACGGTGCGGGGTATTGCCGCTGGGGCGTGGGTGTACACGGTGCCGGGTAATGCCGCTGGGGCATGGGTGTACATGGTGCGGGGTATTGCCGCTGGGGCGTGGGTGTACACGGTGTGGGGTAATGCCGCTGGGGCGTGGGTGTACATGGTGCGGGGTAATGCCGCTGGGGCGTGGGTGTACACGGTGCCGGGTATTGCCGCTGGGGGGCGGGTGTACACGGTGCGGGGCATTGCCGCTGGGGCGTGGGTGTACATGGTGCCGGGTAATGCCGCTGGGGTGTGGGTGTACATGGTGCCGGGTAATGCCGCTGGGGCATGGGTGTACATGGTGCCGGGTAATGCCGCTGGGGCGTGGGTGTACATGGTGCGGGGTATTGCCGCTGGGGTGCGGGTGTACATGGTGTCGGGTATTGCCGCTGGGGCGTGGGTGTATATGGTGCGGGGTATTGCCGCTGGGGCGTGGGTGTATATGGTGCCGGGTAATGCCGCTGGGGCGTGGGTGTACATGGTGCCGGGTATTGCCGCTGGGGCGTGGGTGTACATGGTGCCGGGTAATGCCGCTGGGGCTTGGGTGTACATGGTGCCGGGTAATGCCGCTGGGGCGTGGGTGTACATGGTGCCGGGTAATGCCGCTGGGGCGTGGGTGTACATGGTGCGGGGTATTGTCGCTGGGGCGTGGGTGTACATGGTGCCGGGTAATGCCGCTGGGGCGTGGGTGTACATGGTGCCGGGTAATGCCGCTGGAGCGTGTGTGTACATGGTGCCGGGTATTGCCGCTGGGGCGTGGGTGTACATGGTGCCGGGTAATGCCGCTGGGGCGTGGGTGTACATGGTGCCGGGTAATGCCGCTGGGGCGTGGGTGTACATGGTGCCGGGTAATGCCGCTGGGGCGTGGGTGTACATGGTGCGGGGTATTGTCGCTGGGGCGTGGGTGTACATGGTGCGGGGTATTGCCGCTGGGGCGTGGGTATACACGGTGCCGGGTAATGCCGCTGGGGCGTGGGTGTACACGGTGCGGGGTATTGTCGCTGGGGCGTGGGTGTACACGGTGCGGGGTATTGACGCTGGGGCGTGGGTGTACACGGTGCCGGGTAATGCCGTTGGGGCGTGGGTGTACATGGTGCTGGATATTGCCGCTGGGGCGTGGGTGTACACGGTGCGGGGTAATGCTGCTGGGGCGTGGGTGTATATGGTGCCGGGTAATGCCGCTGGGGCGTGGGTGTACATGGTGCCGGGTATTGCCGCTGGGGCGTGGGTGTACATGGTGCGTGGGTGTACATGGTGCGGGGTATTGCTGCTGGTTTTATTTTTGTGGAGTAATTCGTGCCATTGCGGAGGCACAAAGTAATCGCTAAGTTTCCGGACTCTTTGGGATTCTCACTAATTGACATAGGACTGCTGCTGCACCGTTATGTTTGTGTTCCGTTGCAGCCATTGCTGATTCCACCTCAGCGGCCCACGGTTCTTCGCTGGTATAAATGTGAATATTCTGATGGGCATGGTGGAGGTGAAGCAGGGGGACCCTGTGATGAAGGGGTTAACGGTCAGCCTGTTGCCTCATTAAAGGGATCAGTCAGCAGGATGCAGGCTGCCATGTGTTGACTCAGCTGTTTGGGGGCCACTGCACCGAgggcccctcctgtgatgccctGATAGATCTGCAGATCGCAGGCTGAGATCAGTCACCAGAGGTCACGATGCAGTTGTTGGACCTGAGCCGGTTATTAATATCACTGGACGTCTCGGTAATGACCGCCGCGCCCGGTGCTGCGGCCTCTCACAGGCATCATTGTGGGAGAAGAAAATCTGCACAAGTCGCTTATAGCGCTCTCCAGCGAGACCGAGGCGCAAAACGATTGTAGCTCCCATCCTATTCACtgccaagatctctgcttgctgtcagtgactgagAACATGAGAAGCCTGTGCGCAGCCTCGGCCCTACCCTGTGCGCAGCCCCGGCGCTCCCCTGTGTGCAGCCCCAGCGCTCCCCCCTGTGCGCAGCCCCGGCCCTCCCCCCGTGCGCAGCCCCGGCCCTCCCCCCGTGCGCAGCCCCGGCCCTCCCCCCGTGCGCAGCCCTGGCCCTTTCCCCGTGCGCAGACCTGCAACTCCCCTGTGCGCAGCCCCGACGCTCCCCTGTGCGCAGCCCCAGCGCTCCCCCTGTGCGCAGCCCCAGCGCTCCCCTGTGCGCAGCCCCAGCCCTCCCCCTGTGCGCAGCCCCGGCCCTCCCCCTGTGCGCAGCCCCGGCGCTCCCCTGTGCGCAGCCCCGGCCCTCCCCCTGTGCGCAGCCCCGGCGCTCCCCTGTGCGCAGCCCCACCCTGCACTTTCCCATGCGCCGCCCCGCCCAGCACTCCCTCCCCCCTGTGCACAGACCCAGCATTCCCCTATGCGCAGCCCCGGCGCTCCCCCGATGCGCAGCCCTGGCACTCCCCCGGTGCGCAGACTGGGCATTCCCCCCATGTGCAgacttggcattcccttgatgcgCAGACCCAGCACTCCCCCCGTGTGCAGACTCGGCACTCATCCCCAAAACCACCCCCCCCAGTGCGCAGACCCAGCACTCCCCCCGTGCGCAGACCCAGCACTCTCTCCCCTCCCCCCCGTGCGCAGACCCAGCGCTCCCCCGATGCGCAGACCCGGCACTCCCCCCGTGCGCAGACCCGGCACTCCCCCCGTGCGCAGACCCGGCACTCCCCCCGTGCGCAGACCCGGCGCTCCCCCCGTGCGCAGACCCGGCGCTCCCCCCGTGCGCAGACCCGGCACTCCCCCCCGTGCGCAGACCCGGCGCTCCCCCCGTGCGCAGACCCAGCACTCTCTCCCCTCCCCCCCCGTGCGCAGACGCAGCGCTCCCCCCGTGCGCAGACCCGGCACTCCCCCCGTGCGCAGACCCGGCACTCTCTCCCCTCCCCCCCGTGCGCAGACCCAGCGCTCCCCCCGATGCGCAGACCCGGCACTCCCCCCGTGCGCAGACCCAGCGCTCCCCCGATGCGCAGACCCGGCACTCCCCCCGTGCGCAGACCCGGCACTCCCCCCGTGCGCAGACCCGGCACTCCCCCCGTGCGCAGACCCGGCACTCCCCCCGTGCGCAGACCCGGCACTCCCCCCGTGCGCAGACCCGGCACTCCCCCCGTGCGCAGACCCAGCGCTCCCCCGATGCGCAGACCCGGCACTCCCCCCGTGCGCAGACCCGGCACTCTCTCCCCTCCCCCCCGTGCGCAGACCCAGCGCTCCCCCGATGCGCAGACCCGGCACTCCCCCCCATGCGCAGCCCCAGCAATGAGGAGCGGATACATTgtgtccagtgcagacaatgctgacTGCagcctgatacattgtaacaacattGTTCAGTTTGTAATTTGCACTTTAGTCTTtaatttctgcttatctttatgtcTATTTTATGTGTTCGCCGGTTTCTTGTTATGTTCGCCCTCGTGTGGGGTTTGGCCTTTCCAGCAGTTTTCGGCTGAccatcaattgtgactttttaaaccGTTGGCCACTTTTTCTGCCTCTGCCACCGCTCCCCCGGAGGAATGTTCTGCACATTGTAGGACGTACAATATTCTTTGTgcttgttgcaaaaaaaaaaaagagctttttCAATTTTGCACAAAATCCTTAACCCTAGTTtgtcattttgaagaatttggcacaaaaatcaATGAACATCACAAGACAAAGAAAAGTGGCTCAAAAGAAACTCAAAGGATGAACCAGAATTATCACTGGAGTTAAATAACTGGAGATTTTGGAACCTAGAATTAGATAATCCCACGAGGGGCGAGCGCTGAGACCCCCGCTCTGCTGGAAACAGCGGGGTGCAAACATTGCAGGTCGTCACTGCGTCCCCCCACAGCAGTGTAAGCCATTATGGCCATGATTTGGGGTTGGGGTCTGCGAAGGAGGGGACCAGATAAAAGGATACTGTGAGCACCGGCAGCGGTACGTCTGTAGGTGATTGGCCCGCAATAAATGTGATCCCTCATTTGTAGAGATCCGATGTGAATCgtgagaaatctagtgtagaagccatatgcaaatgaggctggaagtgcactgggggcgtgtcagaaCATTTCAAAGAGACAAACCATCTGCAGTGCCACGCCCCCCGCACACCCCCAGCCTGATCTGCATGTGGCTTCTACACCAGAGTTCTCATGACTGACACATTGGATCTGTACAAAGTATCATTGGCATTGTGGGGCGAGGCAGGTACAGACATATGGAAAATGGCTGCTCCCCTCTTTCACAACCTGAAACCCCCTCCCCATCAGTACCCCAATGCTGAAGTCGGGCAATAGTGACCGGACCTGGGAGGAGAACCATCCTGAGATATACTCTAGTTTTCCACTAGAATGTTCGGCCATTGCTGGGGGTCACACATTTATAGCCGGGGAGGGTCACACACTTGATGGTCCTGTATTGTCTGGCCATGAAGACCAATGAACTGACTTTGAGCCTCAAGGCTGACCCTCATTGTCCAGGAAGGGGGCTCTGTGTATTGAGGAGGGGGAGATGTTTGCTAACAAGTGTTCACTTCCTGCATAACACAAAGCATCAAAGAGCAGAGGGGCCGAGCACAGGAGGGGCCACCCAGGGCCCTGGCACCCCCCAGTGAGGGCTGGGGAGGTTTCTGGTGTCCTCTGGACTGGGCAGCTCCAATGCTTCCTGCACTCAGTGCCCCATTTATCTGCACATGGGCTCCTATTATCTGCCCCCTATTGGGAAGACGCGCAATAAACCCTGCTAGTCCTGCGACCAGCAGCCACTCCGGCTACTCAGCTTGGTGTTGGCTCACTTTCCAGCATCAAATGTAAGAAGAATGAGGGGCGCACACTGGAAAGGGATTATGTCACTCACctgctcagtaatatcacagacaaggaggtaaaaaaaaaaatattaccgtTTATGATAGTACAGAAAGGACTTGATCCATTTATCTTCTCAAGAAAAAGGGAAACCTGCCTTCATgcatcagtgtcggactgggagcCCTGGGACCACTGATATAATTGACTGTAGACCCTATTACTGATCCTAGGGGTCCACACTACTGCAGATCTACGGTATGCACAGGAATAATGATGTAGAATGGCGGTGGCCTGCATTAAAGGCATTCATAGTATGACACGTATAGTATACAGGTTATgttaccagtgacattattcacaggagttctgtatatagtgtacaggtaatgcagtaatcagtgacattacacacagaagctctgtatatagtgtacagataatacaatgatcaccagtgacatacacatgagctatgtatatagtgtacagataatccagtaatcaccagtgacatacacaggagctctgtatatagtgtcagtatacaggtaatacagtgatcaccagtgacataatacacaggacctctgtatatagtgtcagtgtaaaagtaatacagtgatcagtgacattatacacaggagctctgtatctagtgttagtgtacaggtaatacagtgatcagcggtgacaatatacacaggacttCTGAATACAGTCTCAGTGTAGAGGTAATAAagtgatcagtgacattatacacaggagctctgtatatagtgtacaggtaatacagtgatcatgaatgacattatacacaggaactcagtATATAGTGacggtgtataggtaatacagtgatcaccagtgacattatatacatgggctctgtatacagtgttagtgtacaggtaatacaggaatcactgtacacttatacacaggagctctgtatatagaccCTGGTAtgatcatccacccagctctcctgctttgtctgtctatatgaagtgcatataataccACCTGGTACGTCACCCCACTTTCCACACAGTCTCCtacctctgctcctagtattcacatggtatgtctttcaactaaccccagctttaccccagtgttatttatgaccttgtttactttggcttgattatatgcatctggtccactcttaattttctgaccaagatgaacagagaccactcctctctgcttcacacctgaatgcactttgtagcacatacattgcatagctcaagtctgcagtgtgattcctataagtgtattACACAAGTGTGAAAATCAGaactaaaaccagaattgaaccagaaggggactgaaggtaactggacacagtcactgtaaacaatgtttgtttgtttttttactttcacccctataatccttcactttctgcaaactcccctaatccctactcctagtaaggaactgttcatctcttcctcaatcctccccatccacctcacctcctcctcagaactgttcaatcctctgtctccaaacacagacagccccctcatgccctctcctgctcccacctgctaacactttctctgctccttctcactgctggtgatatctctccaaatcctggtcctcctcaccacgtccacagtcatttctacctcccatccacgctctatcacaaatttccgtaacctttctaaccttatacccattcacccagcccccacttccccaatcCCACTAACAgaggctctgtggaacgctcgctctgtctgcaacaagctttcctacatccatgatctttttgttactaccaaattttccttcctcgccatcaccgaaaccaggCTCACCtcttctgactcagcctctcctgctgcacttccatatggtggattccacctttatcACACACaccaccccagcagcaagcatggcggaggagttggttttctcctgtcagatacctgctccttcaccccaatccaattaccaccctctgttaccctcccttcctttgaggtgcactctgtgcgcatctactccccctccaacctcttaCTGGCTGTCATTTGCTGCCCCCCcctcagggccagccaccatcttctttgaccacttcaccacctggctacttcatttcctctccgctgacatccccactatcatcatgggcgacttcaacatccccattgacacttccctctcagctgccactaaacttctatctctcacttcctccttcggcctcactcaatggtcttctgcagccactcacaaagatggtcacactggacctcatcttcacccgcctctgctccctatctaacctctctaactcacctcttcctctttctgaccacaatctactcacattctcttccctttccactccttttgTACAATcctcaccccacaaacttgcacaccctcgcagaaatcttaaacaccttgatcttcactcactctctgaatccctcctccctctcacaggcataagttccctacacaatgcggatgacgctgcagctctatataacaccacaatagctgcagctttggaatctgctgccccacttacacataccaaagctcgcaaaatcaacagacagccctggcacaccagcctgaccaaagtactgaggcgagcttccagggctgcagagcggagatggaaaagatcccactccaacgagcacttcatcgcattcaaacagtccctcactactttcaagaccacactcgccacagctaaacaaacctacttctcatctctcatatcctccctgtttcacaaccctaaacagtcattcaacaccttcaattctctcctctgtccccagcacctcctccctccccactaatCTActaatctcagctgaagactttgcctcatttttcaatcagaagattgataacatcagagacagttttggtcgacaacccccagagcccttcctcccgactacccagccctccacctccaaaaccaacttctccaccattacagaagatcgactctccactctactctcaagatcgcatctcaccacctgtgcacttgacccgatcccatcccaccgcatcccaaatctcaccacagtcttcatcccaaccctaacccatctcttcaacctatcactaacaactggtgttttcccctgaagctttaaacatgcctccatcacacctatcctcaaaaagccctctcttgacccatcctctgtatctagctattgccctatatcacttctcccttatgcctcaaaactactggaacaacacgtccatcttgaactgtcctcccatctatcttccttctCCCTCTTCGacaacttacaatctggcttccggtcaccattccactgaaactaccctaactaaggtcaccaatgacctattaaccgccaagagcaagcgacaacactctgtcctcctcctcctggacctgttggctgcctgtgacacagtggaccattccctattattacagaccctctcatcccttggcatcacagacttggccctatcctggatctcgtcatacctaacagaccggacattcagcgtctcccactcacacaccacctcctcacctcgccccctatctgtcggagtcccacaaggttcagtccttgggcccctgctcttctccatttacacctt
This window contains:
- the LOC138643278 gene encoding mucin-5AC-like, with product MYTHAPAAIPGTMYTHAPAALPGTIYTHAPAALPRTVYTHAPAAISSTMYTHAPTALPGTVYTHAPASIPRTVYTHAPATIPRTVYTHAPAALPGTVYTHAPAAIPRTMYTHAPATIPRTMYTHAPAALPGTMYTHAPAALPGTMYTHAPAALPGTMYTHAPAAIPGTMYTHAPAALPGTMYTHAPAALPGTMYTHAPATIPRTMYTHAPAALPGTMYTHAPAALPGTMYTQAPAALPGTMYTHAPAAIPGTMYTHAPAALPGTIYTHAPAAIPRTIYTHAPAAIPDTMYTRTPAAIPRTMYTHAPAALPGTMYTHAPAALPGTMYTHTPAALPGTMYTHAPAAMPRTVYTRPPAAIPGTVYTHAPAALPRTMYTHAPAALPHTVYTHAPAAIPRTMYTHAPAALPGTVYTHAPAAIPRTVYTHAPAALPGTMYTRATVALPRTMCTHTPVALPGTMYTHAPAALPGTMYTYAPAALPCTMYTYAPAAIPRTMYTHAPAALPGTMYTHAPAALPGTMYTHAPAALHGTMYTHAKLSFPKQNISHLKQNPLFRSHPSAEHCSTTFRLVQIIFMLFWGAVTFSLQSLLLTIVDQCSIDGGLMNFS